A genome region from Halocatena salina includes the following:
- a CDS encoding alpha-N-arabinofuranosidase, giving the protein MADARIAVHTEATIDRIAPEVHGHFAEHLGRCIYGGIWHSDSAEEEGLREDTVSLLDDLDLPVLRWPGGCFADDYHWEDGVGPREERPRRRNLFWAQGPEETPEESNAFGTDEFLALCERIGTEPYLAANVGSGDPQEATDWVEYCNYDGDTELADRRRQNGHDEPYGVTYWGLGNENWGCGGRMTPEQYAREYRRFATYVGTTDNLLLDHDLELIACGYEGHEWNRRFLEEVSGAPWGQAFPLDHLTLHHYYGRTMTVSEADERQYDEFLAEALEMEHHIERMAAAIDAVATTRDIGVIVDEWGSWHPEATAESGLEQPGTVLDGLSAAAVLDVFNDHSDVVTMTNIAQTVNVLQCLVETDENDAWARPTYRVFDLYAPHKGNDAVRTSVSAPTRDTGDDDLELIRGSASITEGETYITVTNLDCIDEHTVEIEIEGDTPDEADVSGKVLFAEQAPDLAVTADNADEFVATELTVSITDGTLTAELPPSTVAAISIR; this is encoded by the coding sequence ATGGCTGATGCACGCATAGCGGTTCATACTGAGGCGACTATCGATCGAATCGCGCCGGAAGTACACGGGCACTTCGCCGAACACCTCGGTCGCTGTATCTACGGTGGGATCTGGCACAGCGACAGCGCGGAAGAAGAGGGCTTACGCGAAGACACCGTTTCCTTACTCGACGATCTCGATCTCCCCGTTCTCCGGTGGCCCGGTGGCTGTTTCGCCGACGATTATCACTGGGAGGACGGCGTCGGACCGCGCGAAGAACGGCCGCGCCGTCGCAACCTCTTTTGGGCGCAAGGGCCAGAAGAGACGCCTGAGGAGTCGAACGCCTTCGGCACCGACGAATTCCTCGCGCTCTGTGAGCGCATCGGCACAGAGCCGTATCTCGCCGCCAACGTCGGCTCCGGTGACCCACAGGAAGCCACGGACTGGGTCGAATACTGTAACTACGACGGCGACACCGAGCTAGCGGACCGACGGCGACAGAACGGCCACGACGAACCCTACGGAGTCACCTACTGGGGACTTGGAAACGAAAACTGGGGCTGTGGTGGTCGGATGACCCCCGAACAGTACGCACGGGAGTACCGACGCTTTGCGACTTACGTCGGAACCACAGACAACCTACTGCTCGATCACGATCTCGAACTCATCGCGTGTGGCTACGAAGGACACGAGTGGAACCGGCGGTTCCTCGAAGAGGTCTCCGGTGCCCCATGGGGACAAGCGTTCCCCCTCGACCATCTGACGTTACATCACTACTACGGCCGTACGATGACCGTCTCCGAGGCCGACGAACGACAGTACGACGAATTTCTTGCTGAAGCGCTCGAAATGGAGCACCACATCGAGCGGATGGCCGCCGCGATCGATGCGGTTGCTACGACACGCGACATCGGCGTTATCGTCGACGAGTGGGGATCCTGGCATCCCGAAGCCACGGCTGAGAGTGGTCTCGAACAACCGGGAACCGTTCTGGATGGACTCTCGGCGGCAGCCGTCCTCGACGTTTTCAACGACCACAGCGACGTCGTGACGATGACGAACATCGCTCAGACCGTCAACGTCCTGCAATGCCTCGTCGAAACGGACGAAAACGATGCTTGGGCTCGCCCGACGTATCGGGTTTTCGACCTGTATGCCCCCCACAAAGGCAACGACGCCGTCCGAACGTCCGTCTCTGCACCGACGCGCGACACGGGGGATGACGATCTCGAATTGATCCGTGGCTCGGCCTCGATCACCGAAGGAGAGACGTACATCACTGTCACAAACCTCGATTGCATCGACGAACACACCGTCGAGATCGAGATCGAAGGCGACACTCCGGACGAGGCGGACGTCAGCGGAAAGGTTCTCTTTGCTGAGCAAGCGCCCGATCTCGCGGTCACCGCAGACAATGCCGACGAGTTCGTCGCCACCGAGTTGACCGTCTCAATCACTGACGGGACGCTCACGGCCGAACTTCCCCCCTCGACGGTCGCCGCGATTTCGATCCGGTAG
- a CDS encoding HAD family hydrolase has translation MCASTSTIDREYDAIVFDNDGVLIERTDRKRLVEAFHNSFNEFDVTPDDAFVRCCVHEGRVPTDEIRDRYGLDPEEWWPRHEAHATAVQQADIRTGRKALYSDVDAIRDLTHTLGLVSNNQHETIEFILNHHGLANRFETYYGREPTVVGANRKKPNPHYINRALNDLDTGTALYVGDSEKDVIAAERAGIDSAFLRREHRLDLTLSTEPTYEFSDLRSLVDELTSM, from the coding sequence ATGTGTGCCTCGACATCCACAATCGATCGTGAATACGACGCTATCGTCTTCGACAATGACGGCGTTCTTATCGAGCGAACCGACCGCAAGCGGCTGGTAGAGGCATTTCACAACAGCTTCAACGAGTTCGACGTAACACCCGACGACGCGTTCGTCCGGTGTTGCGTTCACGAGGGACGCGTTCCGACCGATGAGATCCGCGACCGGTACGGTCTCGATCCTGAAGAATGGTGGCCACGCCATGAAGCACACGCCACAGCCGTTCAACAAGCGGATATTCGGACTGGGCGAAAAGCGCTGTACAGCGACGTCGACGCCATCCGTGACCTCACCCACACGCTCGGTCTCGTCAGCAACAACCAACATGAAACGATCGAGTTCATCCTCAACCACCACGGCTTGGCGAACCGCTTCGAAACGTACTACGGCCGAGAACCGACGGTGGTCGGCGCGAATCGAAAGAAACCGAACCCCCATTACATCAATCGTGCCCTCAACGATCTGGACACGGGCACCGCTCTGTACGTCGGTGATAGTGAGAAAGACGTCATCGCGGCCGAACGGGCCGGGATCGATTCGGCATTTCTTCGGCGTGAGCACCGACTTGATCTGACCCTGTCAACTGAACCGACCTACGAGTTCTCCGATCTGCGGTCGCTCGTCGACGAACTCACTAGCATGTGA
- a CDS encoding class I SAM-dependent methyltransferase — MDRSQTGSGTEWDTTTYDEEHSFVFEHGENVVDLLEPTAGERILDLGCGTGHLTNQIAGAGADVVGLDASAEMIAEARTTYPDYEFIHEDARDVSFSEPFDAVFSNAALHWIPDQDAALESVADALRPNGRFVAELGGTGNVAAIVEAVQATAADRGYTVTNPWYFPSVGEYATKLEAHGFEVRYVTLFDRPTELDGGEEGLSSWLELFGDSLLSAVPTEEQQAIIAAVEDALRDEWFKNGTWTADYRRLRVVARCGADTTSS; from the coding sequence ATGGACCGCTCTCAAACAGGATCAGGAACCGAGTGGGATACGACCACCTACGACGAGGAGCACTCGTTCGTCTTCGAGCACGGAGAGAACGTCGTCGATCTCCTAGAGCCCACGGCGGGCGAGCGCATTCTCGATCTTGGGTGTGGAACTGGTCACTTGACCAACCAGATCGCCGGTGCTGGTGCTGACGTCGTCGGTCTTGACGCCTCGGCGGAGATGATCGCAGAGGCGCGTACGACCTACCCGGACTATGAATTCATCCACGAAGATGCACGCGATGTTTCGTTCTCGGAGCCGTTCGACGCGGTGTTTTCCAACGCAGCCCTACATTGGATTCCCGACCAAGACGCTGCTCTCGAATCAGTCGCGGACGCGCTTCGACCAAACGGTCGGTTCGTCGCCGAACTCGGCGGAACGGGAAACGTCGCGGCCATCGTCGAAGCGGTACAAGCCACAGCGGCCGACCGAGGGTATACGGTCACGAACCCGTGGTACTTCCCGAGCGTCGGGGAGTACGCCACGAAGCTCGAAGCACACGGATTCGAGGTGCGCTACGTGACCCTCTTTGATCGTCCGACGGAACTCGATGGCGGCGAAGAAGGGCTTTCGTCGTGGCTCGAACTGTTCGGAGACAGTCTCTTATCTGCGGTTCCGACAGAAGAACAGCAGGCGATCATCGCAGCCGTTGAGGACGCCCTTCGGGACGAGTGGTTCAAAAATGGGACTTGGACGGCGGATTACCGGCGACTCCGCGTCGTCGCCCGGTGTGGTGCCGACACGACCAGTTCGTAA
- a CDS encoding TetR/AcrR family transcriptional regulator produces METPTPFQSSPENTHSQIMQASYEALRKHGYSNLTIQRIGDEFPKSKSLIYQHYDGKDELLVALLEFLLEQLKDHVPTDGFDDAHEHLQALIDHALPASFESEHTDFMGAVAALRGQAPHDDAYREQFAKISEFHREHMTDIIRDGIDQGVFRAVDPEQSAAFLMTALHGARNQRVTTGNDEPIAALRRELFEYVQMRLVIDTENG; encoded by the coding sequence ATGGAAACACCGACACCGTTCCAATCCTCGCCAGAAAACACCCATTCCCAGATCATGCAGGCGAGCTACGAGGCGTTGCGGAAACACGGCTATTCGAACCTCACGATTCAGCGCATCGGTGATGAATTTCCCAAGAGCAAATCCCTCATCTACCAGCATTACGATGGGAAAGACGAGCTACTCGTGGCATTGCTCGAATTCCTCCTCGAACAGCTCAAAGACCACGTGCCGACCGACGGTTTCGATGATGCTCACGAACATCTACAAGCGCTCATCGATCACGCTCTCCCAGCGTCGTTCGAGTCCGAACACACCGATTTCATGGGTGCGGTCGCTGCGCTCCGTGGCCAAGCCCCACACGACGACGCCTACCGCGAACAGTTCGCCAAGATCAGCGAGTTCCACCGGGAACACATGACCGATATCATCCGTGATGGGATCGATCAGGGCGTGTTCCGAGCGGTGGATCCGGAGCAAAGCGCCGCGTTTCTCATGACGGCTCTTCACGGCGCACGGAATCAGCGAGTGACCACCGGCAACGACGAACCGATCGCTGCGTTGCGCCGCGAACTGTTCGAATACGTTCAGATGCGGTTGGTTATCGACACCGAAAACGGGTAG
- a CDS encoding ABC transporter ATP-binding protein, with translation MSETNAIDAQHVELTYADGTEAITDLTLTIPNGELFGFLGANGAGKTTTIKVLTTLLEPTGGTVTVNGYDVENESRAVRESIGYMAQETSVDPELTARENIQFACEIYGVSADDRATRIDDLLDLVDLADVADKSAKGFSGGMKKRLDAATALVHEPPIVFLDEPTTGLDPKARNRLWDYFERINERGTTIFLTTQYLEEADQLCDRIGVLRSGEIVASGSPTELKDRVGGAVLDIEIADPEETLERARRVTTEADVFDGAPIETTEAGLSIRSTAARQQGTELLVALMDAGITVTGFNVRDPTLDDVFLAITDGKDEGTDVTDAGATAAMEVTR, from the coding sequence ATGAGCGAGACGAACGCGATCGATGCCCAACACGTCGAGTTGACCTACGCCGACGGAACGGAAGCCATCACCGATCTCACGCTCACGATCCCGAACGGCGAGCTGTTTGGATTTCTCGGGGCGAACGGAGCTGGCAAAACGACGACAATAAAGGTTCTCACGACGCTGCTCGAACCGACCGGTGGTACCGTCACCGTCAACGGTTACGACGTTGAGAACGAATCACGAGCAGTCCGTGAGTCGATCGGGTACATGGCTCAAGAGACCAGCGTGGATCCCGAACTCACCGCGCGTGAGAACATCCAGTTTGCCTGTGAGATCTATGGGGTGTCAGCCGACGATCGAGCAACTCGGATCGATGATCTGCTTGACCTAGTTGATCTCGCCGATGTTGCGGACAAATCTGCCAAAGGGTTTTCTGGAGGAATGAAAAAGCGTCTCGACGCGGCGACCGCGTTGGTCCACGAGCCGCCGATCGTTTTCCTCGACGAACCGACGACAGGATTGGATCCCAAGGCTCGTAACCGGCTGTGGGACTACTTCGAGCGCATCAACGAGCGTGGGACGACGATCTTTCTGACGACTCAGTATTTAGAAGAGGCCGATCAGCTCTGTGACCGGATCGGCGTCCTTCGGAGCGGCGAAATCGTCGCTTCCGGCTCGCCCACCGAACTCAAAGATCGCGTCGGCGGTGCTGTCCTCGACATCGAAATCGCCGATCCCGAGGAGACGCTCGAACGCGCTCGTCGCGTTACCACTGAGGCGGACGTGTTCGACGGCGCGCCGATCGAGACCACCGAAGCGGGACTCAGCATCCGATCGACGGCGGCCAGACAGCAGGGGACGGAGCTTCTCGTTGCGCTGATGGACGCCGGGATCACTGTTACTGGTTTCAACGTCCGTGATCCGACGCTCGACGATGTTTTCCTCGCAATCACGGACGGGAAAGACGAAGGGACTGACGTGACGGATGCGGGAGCAACGGCAGCCATGGAGGTGACTCGATGA
- a CDS encoding ABC transporter permease, whose protein sequence is MSTETTDRQKTTGNGFVRDTWIVLKRWLRKTVRNPFVVTSSLLNPLVFLVLFTEVFGGIMEGTISQSLGTEASYITYLVPAIVIQTAMIAATTSGIGQVEDIESGMFEKLLVSPLHRGAVFLGKSLSEVIRIVVQVTIILLLGYVLLTLDTGASLEEYVKTGVLGAFGIVLVAILFSIWFTAISNVVALLTRDQESTIIAVNVLQFPMLFLSSAFLPIEVLPSWVQTVATLNPITYGVDAARALMFGRDVMTVIEVTGFGGMWNTLVPALGILAVLDLALGSVAVYFLNSASSSAVQ, encoded by the coding sequence ATGAGCACCGAAACGACGGACAGACAGAAGACGACCGGAAACGGCTTCGTTCGGGACACGTGGATCGTCCTGAAACGGTGGTTGAGGAAGACCGTTCGGAACCCGTTCGTGGTGACGTCCTCGCTGTTGAACCCGCTCGTTTTCCTCGTGTTGTTCACAGAGGTGTTTGGCGGAATCATGGAAGGAACGATCAGCCAGAGTCTCGGTACAGAGGCGAGCTACATCACGTATCTGGTGCCAGCGATCGTGATTCAGACGGCGATGATCGCTGCGACGACATCGGGGATCGGTCAGGTCGAGGACATCGAGAGCGGCATGTTCGAAAAACTGCTCGTTTCGCCGCTCCACCGCGGCGCGGTGTTTCTCGGAAAGTCCCTCTCGGAGGTTATCAGGATCGTCGTGCAAGTCACCATCATCCTCTTGCTCGGCTACGTGCTCCTCACTCTGGATACGGGCGCGTCGCTGGAGGAGTATGTGAAGACGGGCGTACTCGGTGCGTTCGGAATCGTGCTCGTCGCCATTCTGTTTTCGATCTGGTTCACCGCGATCTCGAACGTGGTGGCGCTCCTCACTCGTGATCAGGAGTCGACCATCATCGCAGTGAACGTACTGCAGTTCCCGATGCTGTTTCTCTCAAGTGCATTCCTCCCGATCGAAGTGCTTCCCAGCTGGGTCCAAACGGTTGCCACCCTCAACCCGATCACGTACGGCGTCGACGCCGCGCGTGCCCTGATGTTCGGTCGGGATGTCATGACCGTCATTGAGGTGACTGGCTTTGGCGGCATGTGGAACACACTCGTTCCCGCACTCGGGATCTTAGCGGTGCTTGACCTCGCACTCGGAAGCGTCGCCGTCTATTTCTTGAACAGTGCATCGAGTTCCGCGGTGCAGTGA
- a CDS encoding SDR family NAD(P)-dependent oxidoreductase, whose amino-acid sequence MSSSLDDQTAVVTGSSSGIGFGIAQEFAARGANVVVNSRSQERANDAAEEITTETGTSTVTPIEADVTDVDAIQALVEGTVSEFGSVDVWVNNAGINVRGPVEEMSVDDWQRVIDVNLTGTFVGAKAAGVQMIEQDSGGSIINISSMMGEQGQTGRTPYNTSKGGVNNLTRCLAVEWAEHDVHVNAIAPGYIRTEMVDDAQDEIGFDEADVIDRTPLGRFGTVEEVANCAAFLAEKNHFMTGEILHPDGGWLSFGWGSKS is encoded by the coding sequence GTGTCTAGTTCATTGGACGACCAAACGGCCGTGGTGACAGGATCGAGCAGCGGTATTGGATTCGGAATCGCACAGGAGTTCGCAGCTCGGGGTGCGAACGTCGTCGTCAATTCCCGTTCTCAAGAGCGGGCGAACGACGCTGCAGAAGAGATCACTACCGAGACTGGTACTAGTACTGTCACCCCGATCGAAGCGGACGTAACGGACGTGGACGCCATACAGGCGCTCGTGGAAGGAACCGTCTCCGAGTTTGGCTCTGTGGACGTGTGGGTGAACAACGCCGGGATAAACGTTCGTGGCCCTGTAGAAGAGATGTCGGTAGACGATTGGCAGCGCGTTATCGATGTGAATCTTACAGGTACGTTCGTCGGGGCAAAGGCAGCCGGCGTACAGATGATAGAACAGGACTCTGGCGGGAGTATCATCAATATCTCTAGCATGATGGGAGAACAGGGTCAAACCGGTCGCACACCGTACAACACCTCGAAAGGCGGGGTGAACAATCTCACCCGCTGTTTGGCTGTCGAATGGGCCGAACACGACGTTCACGTCAACGCCATCGCACCGGGTTACATCCGAACCGAGATGGTAGACGACGCCCAAGACGAGATCGGCTTCGACGAGGCGGACGTCATCGATCGAACGCCACTCGGGCGGTTCGGTACCGTCGAGGAGGTCGCCAACTGCGCGGCGTTCCTCGCGGAGAAGAATCATTTCATGACTGGTGAAATCCTTCACCCCGACGGAGGCTGGCTTTCTTTCGGGTGGGGAAGCAAATCTTGA
- a CDS encoding zinc-binding dehydrogenase — protein sequence MTSEMTAYVIEEHGDPDVFTRTTTNVPDPAPNEIRVEVVASSLNPVDYKIRQGAIPDFAPDFPATLHCDVSGVVDAVGANVTGFETGDEVYGMPGGARRQGSLADYVVGHAGTFAHAPKTIPLADAAAVPVVALTAWEMLTDKTSLDIGDEVLVYGAAGGVGHIGVQLADWFGADVTATASSDEKRAFATALGADATVDYTTTDVETYVEEHASDGGFDVVFDPVGDDHLQTAFEAVSPYGTVVTTESSSTQDLSAMHQRSLELGVVLVILPVLLGERQTRIGDELADIASLVDDGAIEPHIDERFSFADVTQAHQLGEDGSFRGKLLLRNE from the coding sequence ATGACGTCGGAGATGACCGCCTATGTGATCGAAGAGCACGGTGATCCGGATGTTTTCACTCGGACGACGACCAACGTTCCCGATCCTGCCCCGAACGAGATCCGTGTCGAGGTCGTGGCATCGAGTCTCAACCCCGTCGATTATAAGATTCGTCAAGGGGCTATCCCCGATTTCGCGCCGGACTTTCCCGCGACGCTTCACTGTGACGTTTCCGGCGTCGTCGACGCCGTCGGTGCGAACGTCACAGGATTCGAAACGGGAGATGAAGTGTACGGGATGCCTGGCGGGGCACGACGACAAGGTTCGCTCGCCGATTACGTCGTTGGCCACGCAGGAACGTTCGCCCACGCCCCGAAGACGATTCCGCTCGCGGATGCCGCGGCGGTACCGGTCGTCGCACTCACTGCTTGGGAGATGCTCACCGACAAGACGTCCCTCGACATCGGCGATGAGGTCCTCGTGTACGGCGCGGCTGGCGGCGTCGGTCACATCGGCGTCCAACTCGCTGACTGGTTCGGCGCAGACGTGACTGCAACGGCGAGCAGCGATGAAAAGCGCGCGTTTGCGACTGCCCTCGGTGCCGATGCAACCGTCGATTACACCACGACTGACGTCGAGACGTACGTCGAGGAACACGCCAGCGATGGCGGTTTCGACGTCGTCTTCGATCCGGTCGGTGACGACCACCTCCAAACGGCGTTCGAGGCTGTCAGTCCGTACGGGACCGTCGTGACGACCGAGTCGAGTTCGACACAGGATCTCTCGGCGATGCACCAGCGATCGCTCGAACTCGGAGTCGTCCTCGTCATCCTCCCCGTGTTGCTCGGTGAACGACAGACTCGGATCGGTGATGAACTCGCCGACATCGCGAGTCTCGTCGATGATGGCGCTATCGAACCCCACATCGACGAACGGTTCTCGTTCGCCGATGTCACTCAAGCCCATCAGTTGGGTGAGGACGGATCCTTCAGAGGAAAGCTCCTGCTACGCAACGAGTAG
- the gvpO gene encoding gas vesicle protein GvpO, which produces MAEQDVNPNAYTVDELSDEVKSIDDPETLTEMYDAETEQQDRTGAKEAIETRLEDLDTEGTDDSITKTRDAIERSLASIEGSEEANDDADEDASGSIEESSIKEIQTHVRDQLPELIDRPLDSIVEVDRDEEGWRVIVEFIERRSIPDTQDILGRYEVRLSVDGQIHSYRRRNRYRRDDTTPVE; this is translated from the coding sequence ATGGCAGAACAAGACGTAAATCCGAACGCTTACACGGTGGATGAGCTATCGGACGAGGTCAAATCGATCGACGATCCCGAGACGCTCACGGAGATGTACGACGCCGAGACCGAACAGCAGGATCGCACAGGAGCCAAAGAGGCCATCGAAACCCGTCTCGAAGACCTAGACACTGAGGGGACAGACGATTCCATCACAAAAACCCGAGACGCGATCGAACGCAGTCTCGCATCGATCGAAGGATCCGAAGAGGCGAACGACGACGCAGACGAGGATGCGAGCGGTTCCATCGAAGAGAGTTCCATCAAGGAAATTCAAACGCACGTTCGTGATCAACTGCCAGAGCTGATCGATCGGCCGCTCGATTCGATCGTCGAGGTAGACCGGGATGAGGAGGGATGGCGTGTCATCGTCGAATTTATCGAGCGGCGTTCGATCCCGGATACACAGGATATCCTTGGTCGGTATGAGGTACGTCTCAGTGTGGACGGACAGATCCATAGCTACCGGCGTCGTAACCGTTATCGACGGGACGACACCACCCCGGTAGAGTAA
- the gvpA gene encoding gas vesicle protein GvpA, which yields MASERPNTASLVEVLDRVLDKGIVIDIWARVSVVGIEILTIEARIVVASIDTFLHYTKEMSKIEQATQSDDIEDLENLDIGTSPMVEPDPGA from the coding sequence ATGGCGAGTGAGCGTCCAAACACAGCTAGTCTCGTAGAGGTGCTTGATCGAGTGTTAGACAAAGGCATCGTTATCGACATCTGGGCCCGCGTATCGGTCGTCGGGATCGAGATCCTCACCATCGAGGCACGCATTGTCGTCGCGTCGATCGATACGTTCCTGCACTACACCAAGGAAATGTCCAAGATCGAGCAAGCCACCCAATCGGATGACATAGAGGACCTCGAGAACCTCGATATCGGGACTTCCCCGATGGTGGAACCCGATCCAGGAGCATAA
- a CDS encoding GvpL/GvpF family gas vesicle protein, whose product MSGEYLYAYGVIENEELTVDIDGVEQATQAYTVDHRTLSAITSDISTMEPEETDENVRSHDEVLQTIMFWNGGRTVVPMQFGMTFKNERPLKNVLRGGRRAFTHALQEMDGMVEFGVKIVVDEDTTIDREAVRESTAERLAAVSEQEARNDLFSDRLVVNRSYLVDRNERESFDSAVDRITDEYSDSVTVQYTGPWAPYNFVDIEISSQ is encoded by the coding sequence ATGAGTGGGGAGTATCTGTACGCCTATGGAGTGATCGAGAACGAAGAGCTAACAGTCGACATCGATGGTGTCGAACAAGCAACGCAGGCCTACACCGTCGATCACCGGACGCTCTCGGCGATCACATCGGACATATCAACCATGGAGCCCGAGGAGACGGACGAGAACGTCCGCTCCCACGATGAGGTCCTCCAAACGATCATGTTCTGGAACGGTGGACGAACCGTGGTTCCGATGCAGTTCGGAATGACGTTCAAAAACGAACGGCCGTTAAAGAACGTACTGCGCGGTGGGCGGCGGGCGTTCACCCATGCCCTACAGGAGATGGACGGGATGGTCGAATTCGGGGTGAAGATCGTGGTAGACGAAGACACGACCATCGATCGGGAGGCAGTGCGCGAATCTACTGCAGAACGCCTCGCAGCCGTGAGTGAGCAGGAAGCACGAAACGATCTCTTTAGCGACCGACTCGTCGTCAACCGTTCGTATCTCGTCGATCGGAATGAGCGAGAATCGTTCGACAGCGCCGTGGACAGAATCACCGACGAATACAGTGACTCTGTGACCGTCCAGTATACGGGACCGTGGGCCCCGTATAACTTCGTGGATATCGAGATCAGTTCCCAATAA
- the gvpG gene encoding gas vesicle protein GvpG, with protein sequence MFLLDDVLLKPFTSILTVIQAMAVEELYDREEIRNDMKENRLLFELGERSRTEYERRSEELQIQLDVANQAHETLSNKIQVKQ encoded by the coding sequence ATGTTCCTACTCGATGACGTTCTCCTCAAACCGTTTACGTCGATTCTCACGGTCATTCAGGCAATGGCTGTCGAAGAACTGTACGATCGAGAGGAGATTCGAAACGACATGAAAGAAAACCGGCTCCTATTCGAACTCGGAGAGCGGTCCCGGACGGAGTACGAACGCCGGTCGGAGGAGCTACAGATCCAGCTCGATGTCGCAAATCAGGCCCACGAGACACTGAGCAACAAGATCCAAGTAAAACAATGA
- the gvpH gene encoding gas vesicle protein GvpH: MTHDNDTERGGIIRTLRELLEIVATERRHHEEGSTSRGQTDVGYEFSISTGNLSEYEPRSNRARNATSPSNRPTAVRHDGEDVLVTIDVPGVNSDRVSAGVSGDELLLGIDGTIEERISLGKRSLEIDSSTLTNGVLEFRLQPTEEKR; encoded by the coding sequence ATGACACACGATAACGACACCGAACGCGGCGGAATCATCCGGACGCTCCGAGAACTGCTCGAAATAGTTGCCACTGAACGCCGACATCACGAGGAGGGATCGACCAGTCGTGGCCAAACGGATGTGGGATACGAGTTCTCGATCAGTACCGGGAATCTTTCGGAGTACGAACCGCGATCCAACCGTGCACGGAACGCTACAAGCCCGTCGAATCGACCGACTGCCGTTCGGCACGACGGTGAGGACGTGCTTGTTACGATAGATGTTCCCGGAGTCAATTCGGACCGTGTGTCGGCAGGGGTCTCCGGGGACGAACTACTGCTCGGAATCGACGGAACGATCGAGGAACGTATCTCACTCGGCAAACGGTCCCTTGAAATCGATTCAAGTACTCTCACCAATGGAGTCCTCGAGTTTCGGCTCCAACCGACGGAGGAAAAACGATGA
- the gvpJ gene encoding gas vesicle protein GvpJ: MSNAQPTRNGDSLADVVELVLDKGVVINADIAVSIGDTELLGIQLRAAIASFDTAAEYGLEFPEGTDMQRVAEAAGTEEIADEKRKADDTDETDDTERIAIEQADEDGITEKATVDAENDGGSDDTD, encoded by the coding sequence ATGAGTAATGCACAACCGACACGTAACGGAGACAGTCTCGCAGATGTAGTAGAGCTCGTATTGGACAAAGGTGTCGTCATCAACGCTGATATCGCCGTTTCGATCGGCGACACGGAGTTGCTCGGAATACAACTCCGCGCCGCGATCGCCTCCTTCGATACGGCCGCGGAGTATGGACTCGAGTTCCCCGAGGGGACGGATATGCAGCGGGTCGCAGAAGCTGCAGGAACGGAAGAGATAGCCGATGAGAAACGCAAAGCGGACGACACAGACGAAACGGACGACACAGAACGGATAGCGATCGAGCAAGCCGACGAAGACGGCATTACCGAGAAAGCAACAGTCGATGCCGAGAACGATGGAGGGTCCGATGACACAGATTGA
- a CDS encoding gas vesicle protein K: MTQIDIDGESARDGLMTLVITIVELLIEAMEREAIRRMESGDLTEEEIERIGAQFAALDAEIAAIKEEEAIEDSVGELRDRLDGLVVDAIRSVEEPPQQGSTHEPIEND; the protein is encoded by the coding sequence ATGACACAGATTGATATCGACGGAGAGAGCGCACGCGATGGACTGATGACGCTCGTGATTACGATCGTCGAGCTGCTGATCGAAGCCATGGAACGGGAGGCGATCCGTCGCATGGAATCCGGTGATCTCACCGAAGAGGAGATCGAGCGGATCGGTGCGCAGTTCGCCGCCCTTGATGCGGAGATAGCGGCGATCAAAGAAGAAGAAGCGATCGAGGACTCGGTCGGGGAGTTGCGCGACCGACTTGACGGTCTCGTTGTAGACGCCATCAGATCGGTCGAAGAGCCGCCACAGCAGGGATCTACCCACGAACCGATCGAAAATGACTGA